CTCACCTTCTTCCTCTTGTCTAAAAGAAGGACGACTTTGTTCTGTTTGTTCTGTTCGTTCTTTGCTCTCATCATCAATCATTGGAAACTTAAACTTACCTGGCTTAGGGTATTGATAGACCATTCGCGGCTCACTATTTCGTCCATCTGCTTCTATATATCCTATATTCCTCTTTCTATTTCCTTGGCTACTCTTTTTAGGCGATTTATTTTCTTCTTGCTCTTTCTCCAAATGCTTCTCCTGATTCTCGGTTTCGCTTTCCCCGAAAAAAGCTCCTTGGATTCGTTTCATCCATTGCTTCAATGTACTCATGCTCCTCACTTCTTTCTATTTAACAAACAAAAATTCTCATAATATGAGTAGAAAGAACCACTAGTAAGATCTAGTGGTTCCCTCGTGTGAATCGTCCTAACTTAAAGGAAAGGCGGATCCAACTTCATATGTGTCTTCTAGGACAAGAATACCTTTTTCAGTTGGCGCATCTTGTAGTGCTAGTTCTTTAGCTGAACAAATCATGCCATATGATTCAACTCCACGTAATACTGCCTCTTTAATCACTAGGCCACTCGGCATCACAGCACCTACTTTAGCGACTACGACTTTTTGCCCCTGCTCAACATTGGGAGCACCGCAAACGATCTGTAGACGCTCTTCTCCTACTTTCACACGACAAATATTCAACTTGTCTGCATTAGGATGCTTCACTTTTTCTTGCACATATCCCACCACAAACGTAGCTTCACTTTTTAAAGAAATATCTAAATTGAAGTCATTTTCATCAAATGCCTTCTTAATAAGTGTTTTCACATCTTCAGTCATCTCAACAGCACCATTGTCTGTAATATGACCATATTTAGAGGCTGCGAATAAATTATAGCCTAAGGTTTCACCAGACTCTTTATCATATACTCGAACAAGGTCACCCTTTTTTTCAAAGGTACGATTTTCAAGTTCCCCATCTTGGATCACCATCATTAACGTATCTCCAACACCTTCAAGATTATAAAATATATTCATCATCAACAGTACTCCTTATCCAGTAACATCAACTTCTACTCACTTATTCTTATTGTAACACAATCACTCTTTTGGGGAATGTCGTTGTTTAGGTTTTTTCTGCGCTAAGATGAAAGTTGGCTCTAATTCTCCATTTTCATACATAAACGGCAGCGCGGTTACCGGCACTCGACCTTCACCAAAAAATTGTAGAGCGATTTGAGCAAGAACGTCATAGCCCGTATCATTTTGAAGATCCGCAATGATTAAGACGTCTTGGTGAGGTATCGCTACAGCTAATTGCCCTGTCGCTTTTTTAGCCATGTTCTCGAGCAACGACGGATCAAGTACACGACTAGCATCGTAGCCATCTTTAGCACGTAGGAAGTAAAATGTATTTCCTGCCACGACGTCTTCATTCATTGGTTGGGGTAATGAACGGAGATTAAACCGTGAGATTTCTTGAATCTTTTGCGCTGATAAATTCGATTCTTTGACCATTTCATCATCAATTAATGTATAAGCTTCTCCCAAATCTACTGCATAGTAGACACGAGTCTCCGCTGTGTGTTCTTCATACAGTAAACCAACTCCATCCTTTGTCTCAGACGGAAAGGATGTTGATCGTATAACCGGGAAGATCTTCTGCTCATTCCCGAGCAACGAAGGCCGTTCTTTCATGGAAGAAATCCCTACCTCGACATAACGAATAACTTCTTCAATTGACTCATACTCTTCGCGCTCCCATTTGGCTAAGAGTGGTTTTAATGCTAAACTCACACCTTTATTTGTTTTACGATCCGCAATTCGTAACGTTGATTCTTTATGATTATATGTAATGCTGCGATCATCACGTTCTAATTTATTTTCTAGCATTTTTCTAAATTCACGAAGTTCCATCTTATGCACTCTCCTTCATAGATAACAGTGTACCATTTTCATTATGAGTGATCCAATAATAGAAAACCAGTGAGAATAATAACCGTTCATAAGAAAAAGTGCCCATTAATATGAGCACCTTCTTTGAATATGTTAAAAACTTTTTGCTTCAGCTCGCGTTAAGAATTCCACGATTTCATCTTCTGTTTTACGGTCTTTGCTGACAAACCGATCAACTTCTTTACCATTTGCAAAGACGAGAAAGCTTGGGATGCCCATAACCATATGCTCTTGGCAAACCTCAATAAATTCATCGCGGTCAACATAATAGAATGAAAAGGAAGGGAAGTCCGCTTCAATTCTAGGTAAGATTGGTTCAATGACGCGGCAGTCAGGGCACCAATCAGCTGAAAACATAAACACAACTGTCTCTGTTTCTGCTAGCTTTTTAAACTGTTCAACGCTTTTAAGTTTTTCCATTGATTATCGTCTCCTCTATGATTGTTCGATTTTCATCTCTCCTATTTTAATATATCCTGCTCTTCGCATCCATTCTGAAATACTTAAACTAATCATTGCAGGTAAGATAAAGTACAACAAAGCAACAGAAATTGCGACGTCAAAAGTAAACCCCATGTCGGTAAATGTCATCATAGGCCCGACTAGTCCACTTGTTCC
Above is a genomic segment from Bacillus sp. FJAT-45037 containing:
- the ytpR gene encoding YtpR family tRNA-binding protein codes for the protein MNIFYNLEGVGDTLMMVIQDGELENRTFEKKGDLVRVYDKESGETLGYNLFAASKYGHITDNGAVEMTEDVKTLIKKAFDENDFNLDISLKSEATFVVGYVQEKVKHPNADKLNICRVKVGEERLQIVCGAPNVEQGQKVVVAKVGAVMPSGLVIKEAVLRGVESYGMICSAKELALQDAPTEKGILVLEDTYEVGSAFPLS
- a CDS encoding DUF1444 domain-containing protein produces the protein MELREFRKMLENKLERDDRSITYNHKESTLRIADRKTNKGVSLALKPLLAKWEREEYESIEEVIRYVEVGISSMKERPSLLGNEQKIFPVIRSTSFPSETKDGVGLLYEEHTAETRVYYAVDLGEAYTLIDDEMVKESNLSAQKIQEISRFNLRSLPQPMNEDVVAGNTFYFLRAKDGYDASRVLDPSLLENMAKKATGQLAVAIPHQDVLIIADLQNDTGYDVLAQIALQFFGEGRVPVTALPFMYENGELEPTFILAQKKPKQRHSPKE
- a CDS encoding thioredoxin family protein, with amino-acid sequence MEKLKSVEQFKKLAETETVVFMFSADWCPDCRVIEPILPRIEADFPSFSFYYVDRDEFIEVCQEHMVMGIPSFLVFANGKEVDRFVSKDRKTEDEIVEFLTRAEAKSF